Part of the Woronichinia naegeliana WA131 genome, AGTTGATACACCTTCTCGCAACGATATTCTATTACCTCTGGGGATTTTTGGCATTCTGGCTGGCATCAGCTTTTTGAGCCAGGATGCTACGGGATCTTTCCGTCCTTTCCTGTTAGTGATCGGGGTTTTTGCTAATATTTATTTTCTGAATCGTAAGGAAAGGAAATTTGGACGAGCTTTTCTCTTCACCTTAGCCGGATTGGTGTTAGGGGTTGGACTGGGAGCGGGTGTGACATTTCTCCTCAATGCCAATGCTCATCTAGGCGTTAATGGAGAGCAAGTGGCAACCGGAATGACCCTCTTGTTATTTTGGCTGATTAGTAGTTTCATTCGTTAGTTTTCTGAAATAAAGATAAACTCAAACTCTAAACGTGGCAATAAAGGTTAACAAGTTCAGTTACTTCATGGTTAGTACCAAATCAACGGCTTCCTTCAGATTGTTAACGATGAAGTTGGGTTGGTATTGTTCTAGTTGCTGGCGATCGCGGATACCGGAAAGCACTGCAATCATGGGAATCTGTTGGTTTTGCGCGGCCAGAATATCGGCTTCTGTATCCCCAATCATCCAACAGGCTTGGACAGGGAAAAGTTCGGCCATCGCTCTGGCCATCAAAAGCGGTTTGTCCTTAGTGTCAGCCGTTTTAACATAATCATTACTCAGACAATAACGGCGATCGCTGGCAAAAAAACGTCCTAAATTATTTCGTTCAAGGGCTTCATCCAATTCGCTGACACGGCGCATGGTCATCACCACCAGATCAATGTCTAGAGCTTGTAATTTTTCCAGGGTAGCGATCGCTCCTGGCAGGGGTTGGTCATAACTTAAATAGGGCAGGGTATGAACCGTGGCTTTCCGTAACTGGGAAAAAAGCTGGGATTGTTCGTCGTCAAGGCCAGAGCGTTGACCGATTTCCCGTTCTGGGATACGGCTCCGTTTTAATTGCCAAAAGTCTTCCTTTGATAACACTGAGAGCCTTTGGTTCGAACGCTGTACCTGGGCCAGGCAATACTGATAAACACGATAATACCGTTCAGACACATCCATAATCGGCCCATCAAAATCGGTAATCAGTCTCAACATCACGGTAAAGCCCAAAAGGTGTTACATTCGGCTTCCCAATTTACCGTAGTCCTAGCGCGATCGCAATTGTCATGTTGGCAGTTTGAAATCTTGTTTGTTCAAAAAACAAGCTGCCCAAAAGTTCAAAATCGTCAAGTCATGTTGACAAATCGTTACAAACTCTCTATGATTTGAAATGAAAGGTTATACGAACTCCTATACTTAGTATCTTTATCCCTCTACGACAGGTCTAGGGTTAGGCTAATTCGGTACCTTCCATTGACATTGAGTTCTCCTAGATAGGCTCCCCCAAATAAACAGGGGAGTTTTTTTCTGAGTAATGTTGGACAAAAAAAGATCCTACTTTCCAGTAGGACTTAAATCTTAAACTAGCATTTAATCGCCTTTTCCTAGGGAGTAGAAGCCGAATCTGAAGGACTGGAAGCCTGGACAAGTTTTTCTCGTTTTTTGCGCTCCGCTTCCGCCACATCTTCCAAAACCGTGAGGAGTTGATCTACCTTGTCCAAATTGCTGCGATAAAGGTCCAAATCTTTTTGCAGTTTATCTTCTGAACAGTTTAGGGTTACGGCCAACTGATTAAGGAGCAGATTCCGTTTTTCTTCAGAATTTTTGCATTCACTATCTGATTCGGTGATCAGGGTATAAAGTCCGATCGCAAAGGCACGACTGTACTTGAAATTGGTGGTTTGACGAATCCGATTCAGCGTTTGTCCTAAAAGATGATGCTCTGATTCCGTCGTCTGATTTTGGGCTAACTGATCGGCTAGGTCCGTAAAGGAAAGCGTTTGGCCACTCTGAAGGATCGCTTGGGCATCCTGTTGATATTGGTTGGGATTGCCAGCGATCGCTTGAATTAAGGCAGTAAAAATGGAGGCTTTATCTTCTTCCGGTTGATACCCCTTCATAAAACGGTCGAAGGCTGTGACAACCCCAAGGGCAAAGACAGGGTCATAGCGAAAATCAACATTTACCGTCAATAAATGGATCTCTACTAGTAATTCTTCCACAAACCGCCGATAGATCGAATTGATCGGACGACGATACTGGTCGTAGAAGGCTCGCTTTGCTTCTGAAACGGTACGAATTTTAGCCACAACTCCCACTTAACAAATAGTAATGTTATCTTCATTTTCTCCTGTCAGGCCCCCTTTGCCAAGTACTTCCCTCAAAGCCTGCTATTTCAGTCTCTTTTCCAGCCCCTGATCCGCCCACGGCGATCGCCCAAATTCAGACTGATAACGGGTCAATGTAAATTTTTATAACAAAAGATTGCAAAAGGTTACTGATCCTGGCTTGATAAGACAATGAAGAGGCAATTATTTTAATCATGAAACGTCTTTAAAATATTAGCCTATAGATGCAATCTTTAACTATCATTAGCATTAAAAACGAGGAAAGACTATCCATGCTCAAGAAATTATTTGGTGGTAAGAAAGAACAATTTTTTGCACAAATTGATGAATCGCAATTGGCTACTGCGGAAGCACCGGACCAGGCGGAAGTAACACCTGAACCCGTTGCCGTTGTAGAAGAAACCGTTGTCATCGCGGCAGAAACCGTTGTTGCTGAAACGCCTGCTCCCAAAGCCAAGAAAACGCCGGTGAAGAAAAGTAAGGCAGCTAAAACCGCTAAAACGACAGTGGCTCCAACCCCTGCACCTGTAGCCAAGGCTCCGGCCCCCGTTGATCCGAAAGAGGTTGCCTTTGCCTCACAATATTTAATTACCCAAACTCTATCTCGTCGTTTGCCCGGCCCTAGCCTCAATAAATATAAAGATATCGCTCGTCAGGTGACAAAACGTTAATCACCTTGGATTTGATAAGGCAATTCCCAAAATCAGGCCTGTATAGATTAGCCCAGACTCCTTGTTCTGGGTTTATTTTTTGCAAATCTGAGATTATGAAACTGTGGGCAATGTGGCAAACCGATGGATTAATTTTCTGAATTATAGTCAGTTCAGTTATCGAGAAATTACTTAATCACAGATTCAGAACATTACCTAAATGGTCGTCAAGTAAGCAACGTAAGCTGTCAACACTCTAAGTGGATATAAGCTAGAATATATAGACTTAATTTTTGATATAGTTATGCTGACGTTAGACTTCTTAGAAAAAAAACAAAGAAAGAGCTACAAAAAGCTCTAAAAACTGAGGAGCACGCGGTTACAAGAGAAAGAATATTAATTCTATTACTGATGAGGAATGAAGGGAAAAAAATGATGAAATATCAGAATTACTAGGATGTTGTAAAAGACAAGTCTGGTACTGGTGCAACAATGGAAATCCAAAAAATATAGAAAGCTTGAGAGACAAAAGAAAGAAAGGAAATCATAGGAAAGCAACAGAAGAATATATATAGAAATTGACCGAAGTAATAATCAAAGAGCCTGAAGAGTTCGGTTATGAATTTGGGCGTTGGACAGTAGTAAGATTAGCAACACATATGGAAAAAAAACGGGTATATTACTAGGCAATACACAACTTAGAAAGATTCCTTGCTGTAAAATTTTCGTTGATTACATCTGACGCGAGCTCGAAGCTCGAAAGCCCTATCGTACCGTTCACAGGATAATCTATCAACGAATTATTTACAGGTAGATAAATTTCATAATTATCTACTTTTTGTTTTTTTTATGCTACCGTTACTTTTGATTTAGGTTATTATAGTACCTGTATGTATAGGTAATTAATTTTGCATGACTACTTAATTGATTCCTTGTCAATAATTCTGAATAACCAAAGTTCTACGTCCGCTTGCGAATCAGTTTTTATGCCTCTTTAACGTCATTATGCCATTCTATCAATCGCCTGAATGCGTAGCTATACAAGGGTTTTAAGGATTTAAGCAAATATGATACCCCCCTGAACGCTTACCCTTGAGTCATCTAAAGAAGATTTATCTGTGCAAAGGTTTAAATCATTACGAGAGCTGTTGAGCAGCTAAGACAGGCTTCATTTAGTCGTACAAATTATCTTCTTTTGTACTGTATTAGCTTTTTCTTTATGGTCTATGTTTAGTGTTTTACTGGTTAAAAATTCCTATATATAGTGTGTAATCTTCAAATGTTTTTGAGCAGTACTAAATCAGGAGCATTAGCATTTTTTCTACCCTTTTTTCTTGCGCTTACCCTAAGTTGCACATCGCGTTTTGATTTGAATAGATTTTTAAGGGGAAATTAAGGGGTTATCTTTCCATTTTTCTAGACATTGACCAAGAGCAGGGCTGAGGGGAATTTTTTTGCGGGTGTGGGGATGAATACAAACATGGCGAGTTAGGGCTTGGGCCGCAGGTCGTTCCGATCGCCGTTCGGGGTGATCTAGAAAGACTTGATAGGTTAACTCAAAACCATATTCATTGAGTAGATGGCAGGAAAAGTTAATGAGGAGGCGATCGCCACATTGGAGCGGTGCAAAAAAGTCAATTTCGGCATGAACAATCGGTAAAATTATTTCAGAACGGGAGAGGAAAGTTTGTAAAGGAATGTTTTCTTGTTCTAGGGCAAATTCGTAGGCTTCATGACAAATGGAAAGCAAAGAGGCAAAATAAACAACTCCGGCAGCATCGGTGTCGCCTAAACGTAGGGTGCGAGCATAGGTCATGGGCAAATATAGTTTAAAATATGGTTTAGAATATAGTTTAAATTTATTTTAAATCACCGTTTATTTTATCTTTTTTTACACTTTTTATGACGGCTGAATTCATCACTCGATCGCCTTGGCAATTAGCATGGCAACGTTTTAAACGCGATCGCCTGGCTCTAGTCGGAACGGTTATTTTTTTACTGATTTTACTAGCCGTTTTAATTGGCCCCTGGGTTTATCGGGTTCCGATTGATCAAATTGATTTTAGTCAGACGGCGGCTCTCCCCAGTTGGCAACACCCTTTGGGTACCAATGACCTAGGACAGGATCAATTAGCGCGATTATTGGTCGGTGGCCGCATTTCTCTAACGGTTGGCATGACAGCAATGCTGGTTTCGATCACCCTCGGCACAGTAATTGGCTTGTTAGCCGGTTTCTATGGCGGTTTAATTGACACGCTTTTAATGCGAATGACGGATTTATTTTTGTCTTTGCCCCAGTTGCCTTTATTACTGCTCATTGTCTATCTTTTTCGAGATGCGATGAAAGCGATCGCTTCTCCAGAAATTGGCATTTTTTTATTGGTCGTGCTACTCATTGGTGGTCTCAACTGGATGACCGTTGCTCGTTTGGTGCGGGGCAATATTTTAAAACTCAGGGAAATGGAATTTATGAGTGCGGCGATCGCCCTGGGAGCTAGACCGAGAAGATTAATCTGGCAACATCTTTTTCCCAATGTTTTCAACATCATTATTGTGGCGGCAACCTTGGCGATCGGCAATGCCATTATTACCGAATCAACCCTCAGCTTTTTAGGATTGGGATTTCCTCCCGATGTTCCCACCTGGGGACAAATGCTTTATACCGCTAAAGATTATTTAGCAACGGCTCCCCAGATGGTTATTTTTCCTGGATTAGCTATCTTTTTAACTGTTGTCAGTATTAATTATATAGGTGATGGTCTTCGGGATGCCTTGAGCCATCGATAAATAGGAGGAAAAACAGGATGAGAATGCTTCTATTCAGGCAGGAAAAATTGGGCATTAGTTTCCATTTTTTTTGAAGAACTATTACGACTAATATTATTTAAACGTTGTAGTAATAAATCGGGTTGCAAAGGTTTAAGAATATAGTCGTCAATCCCACTTTGGGATAACTCTTTCCATTCACTAGAAGAAATATTTTCACTGAGCAAAATAACTTTTAAGCTATTGACATTGATTTGATGGGAAGCCTTCAGTAAGCGACTGATCTTGGCAACTTCCTGAAAGTCCTGATCAATCAGCACAATTCCTGGCTGTAATAGCTCAATTTGTTTGACCGCATTATTGGTATCAATTAACCAGATGACTTGATAATTGGCCACCGTCAATAATTCACAAATCAAGGTCGCAATTTCTTCATCCTGTTCAATGACAACCACACTGACATTCATTGCTGGAGCAAGTTCCTGCGATCGCAGATCCTTCGGACGTTTAATATAGGATTGATTTTGGTAGGGAATGAAAATAGTAAAAACAGACCCTTTTCCCTTTGTCGATTCCACTTCCACCGTGCCACTATGAAGTTCTACCAATTGTTTGGTGAGAGCTAATCCAATGCCTGTACTTTCATAGGTTCGTTGTCGATTTTCATGGAGTTGTTTAAATGCTTCAAAGAGGTAGGGAAACTGA contains:
- a CDS encoding acyl-CoA thioesterase, with protein sequence MTYARTLRLGDTDAAGVVYFASLLSICHEAYEFALEQENIPLQTFLSRSEIILPIVHAEIDFFAPLQCGDRLLINFSCHLLNEYGFELTYQVFLDHPERRSERPAAQALTRHVCIHPHTRKKIPLSPALGQCLEKWKDNPLISP
- a CDS encoding CPP1-like family protein; translated protein: MSEQTPYQTLGVTESASFEEIQAVKNRLSQQYQGDTKTLELVETAYDAILMDRLRLRQEGKIKVPEKIRFPERLATAPKVNQPLMSAQASPWLQKLVDTPSRNDILLPLGIFGILAGISFLSQDATGSFRPFLLVIGVFANIYFLNRKERKFGRAFLFTLAGLVLGVGLGAGVTFLLNANAHLGVNGEQVATGMTLLLFWLISSFIR
- a CDS encoding HAD family hydrolase, whose protein sequence is MLRLITDFDGPIMDVSERYYRVYQYCLAQVQRSNQRLSVLSKEDFWQLKRSRIPEREIGQRSGLDDEQSQLFSQLRKATVHTLPYLSYDQPLPGAIATLEKLQALDIDLVVMTMRRVSELDEALERNNLGRFFASDRRYCLSNDYVKTADTKDKPLLMARAMAELFPVQACWMIGDTEADILAAQNQQIPMIAVLSGIRDRQQLEQYQPNFIVNNLKEAVDLVLTMK
- the psb29 gene encoding photosystem II biogenesis protein Psp29, which translates into the protein MAKIRTVSEAKRAFYDQYRRPINSIYRRFVEELLVEIHLLTVNVDFRYDPVFALGVVTAFDRFMKGYQPEEDKASIFTALIQAIAGNPNQYQQDAQAILQSGQTLSFTDLADQLAQNQTTESEHHLLGQTLNRIRQTTNFKYSRAFAIGLYTLITESDSECKNSEEKRNLLLNQLAVTLNCSEDKLQKDLDLYRSNLDKVDQLLTVLEDVAEAERKKREKLVQASSPSDSASTP
- a CDS encoding ABC transporter permease, which produces MTAEFITRSPWQLAWQRFKRDRLALVGTVIFLLILLAVLIGPWVYRVPIDQIDFSQTAALPSWQHPLGTNDLGQDQLARLLVGGRISLTVGMTAMLVSITLGTVIGLLAGFYGGLIDTLLMRMTDLFLSLPQLPLLLLIVYLFRDAMKAIASPEIGIFLLVVLLIGGLNWMTVARLVRGNILKLREMEFMSAAIALGARPRRLIWQHLFPNVFNIIIVAATLAIGNAIITESTLSFLGLGFPPDVPTWGQMLYTAKDYLATAPQMVIFPGLAIFLTVVSINYIGDGLRDALSHR